The genomic region tggctcaagcctgtaatcccagcactttgggaggccaaggcgggcagataatgaggtcaggagatcgagaccaacctgtccaacacagtgaaaccccgtctctaataaaaatacaaaaaattagccgggcgtggtggcagacgcctgtaatcccagctactcgggaggctgaggcaggagaatggcgtgaacctgggaggtggagcttgcagtgagccaagatcgcgccactacactccagcctgggtgacagagcgagactccgtctcaaaaaaaaaaaaaaaaaaaaaaatgagttcccAGGCACGATGGACGGGAGGTCAGACACACCCCACTATACCCCCTCCCTTTTGGGATTTAGACACAACTGGCCAGCAttcatgttaaaatagagatggtGAGACCAGAGAACAGACTGTGGCAATAAGACACAAATCACACACAGGACCTAAGGCCTGGCCAGGCTACAGCGAAGTCTCGCACCCTGAACCTAAATAAGAAACTCTGTCCTCACCACCACCAAGGTTTTCTTCTCCAGCAGCTAAACCAGCGTTGGCCTTGAGATGAGCAAGATGAAAACAAGTCGTAGTTTATCCACCACCCGATGCTGGCTAACTGGCCCTGTTCCACCAGCCGTAACTACAGCTTTGATGGAACAAGAGACCGATTTCAGTAACTTCCTCTGGACAAGAATAAGCCCATGGATGGGCTCTGGCCGGCTGATAGAGGCTGAGCACTGGGAGCCTTCATGTCCCTGTTTCACCTTTAGAAGTGCAGAGCCTGCCTGGGATGCACGTAGATGTTAAGTCTCCTCTCCAAGGTGAACATGGGTTGTATGTAAGTGGATGTTTGTTCAATACACATGCGTCAGGACCACTTCATGAATATTCACAGCTCCTCCtgtaacctgttgaatatgtatgaTCCTCCAGCCCATTCAGCATAAAGCTcctgccccttctcctccaagATGCCTGTCTGCGGTCTCTGCGGGAGGCTGTGCTTCCCAGCCTGCGGGATGCCACCTTGCAGAGTGTAACTCTTTACAAGAAATAATGTctttaggtgggcatggtggctcacacctgtaatcccaacactttgggaggcccaggcggatggatcacccaaggtcaggagttcgagaccagcctggcaacatggtgaaaccccatctccactgaaaatacaaaaaaaattagccgggtgtggtggtgcacgcctgtaatcccagctactcgggaggctgaggcaggagaatcgcttgaacccaggaggcagaggttgcagtgagccaagatcacacccctccactccagcctgggcgacgagaatgaaactccatctcaaaaaaaaagaaaagaaaaagaaagaatgtctcCTCTTCTAAATGTATAGATTGTGTCATCTTTTAGTTAACAAGATGAAGAGATGGATggcaagaagagaaataaaaatcagaaaggagATGATCCTATTCACTTTTCGGAAGTGAGGACAAAACCAAATAGGGAAATGAGCCGCCGCAGGAATGAAGAAGCCTGTAACAGCTATTCCAAACCGGGAGAGCGTCCTGGGGCCAGGACTTCATTGGGATAAGATGTTGAATCTGGAACAAGATAGAACAAGGCTGGACATTTCCTGGATTATCCACGCCTACTCCTTAGAAACAAGCGTGAAGTCCCCACAATGCGAGCAGGCCTCTCACCAGGTTGCCTGTGCTGTCTGCAGTGCGGTATCTACCTCGAGTAGGAAGACGGCAGGAAAAATCAAAGTGTCTTGAAAATGCCAACACATTAACCAGCTTGAAGCCATACTCAAGTGCGATAATTCATATTCTGATTTATTAATATCCCAGTCATAAACCCCATGGCAATAAATACATCTGTGCCTGTAAAAAGAGGGCACACTTGAAAAATAACACATGTCCAGGAATATCTTACTCAGCAAGCAGGCAGAGCCTGCTCTAAATTGACGAACTTGGACACAGTGAAAACCAACAGCTGTCCCGCTTGGGAAACTAACAGTTGGGCTCCTTGGAAAAAATACCTGATTTAGAATCTAACGAATGTGTTTATAAAGGacccatcttcttttttttgttttttgagacagagtctcgctctgctgcccaggctggactgcaatggcaagatctcagctcactgcaacctccgcctcctgggttcaagcaattctcccacctcagcctcctgagtagctgggattacaggcacccgccatcatggccaggctggtcttgaacctctgacctcaggtgatccgcccacctcggcctcccaaagtgctgggattataggcgtgagccaccgcgcccagccaaggatCCGTCTTCTCTAACATTCGGCTTGAAGAGAGACCCCCCCACTACTTTACAGTGATGCCTTCGGGAAGAACAGCCTTTTACCTCCCTAGGTTTTCTCCCCGCCTAGAGTTCTGTTTCTTACTACATTACATTTCCGCTCGCTTAGTGTTTTTCAACCCTCGAGCTCTCCTCAAACCGTTCCATTGTTTAAGATACTAACAAGGGGCTGCCCTGACCCAGGAGACAGTGTAAGTGTAGGGATCAGGGAACAGAAGCAGGAACGCAAGACGCCGGATACAAACGTGAACATGCTGCAGGATTCCACGTGCATCAAATTCTAGAAAAGCCAAAACCCACCCACATAGGTTGCTtaggatggggtggggggactAAGAAGGGGCATGAGAACCTTctttgggtgatgaaaatgtcctatGTTGTTCTGCCTGAGGTCATgctgcatttgtcaaaattcaaaaacactgaaaatgagtacattttattgtatataaatgaCACCTCAATAAAAACGAAAGATGTGAGCAACAtcctgggaaaagaaaatgtgatttcaCCTTAAGTGCTTTAGCAGAATTCTATTATATGCCTCAGctcttactctttcttcttttttgagacagagtctcgctctgtcacccaggctggagtgcagtggccacaatcacagctcactgcagcctcgacctcccaggctctaagaatcctcccaccttagcctcctgagtagctgagattacaggcatgagccactgtgcccaggaacTTACTCTTGCCTGTAAAAATACAGCTCTGAAGTGAAGAAATCCCAGGCGCCACATCAAGGAGGCGAAACTAGAGTCCGCAGGAGGCCAGCCCCGCACGAGGAGTTTCAAACACTAAGGATCCTGACAGGGAAAAGTTATATGAAGCAAGAAAGGCAATTTAAAGCGATAGTTTATCATATGAATGTTTCGTTCTTAAAAATGAACAAGCTCTATTTATAATGCCCATTTAGAAAtgaatccattaaaaaaaatcagtagatcAGCACTTATTTTAATTACTGAGATAGAGTCACACTTGACAGAAGCAAGCCCTGCGGTATATGGCATCATCACACCACCGGTGGGTATTTTAATCCTAAAACTGAGACAGAGTTTACTTAAACATTTAAGGCTTGAGTTTCCTCTGTACAGTGTGGAGgtgattaagaaaattaatcctaaCATGAAGATTTTTCAtccagttaaaaaaagaaatactttaaaaacgACCTGCCCTTCCAAAACATGAAGTTAACTTGGAGTTTTTCTGTGATATGACAAACTAGGCATAATCCTATCTCGGAATTGTTGAGTAGAAAATTTATGTACTAATACTCCTGTTAAAATTCAACAGCTTTATTGTGAAAGAATCCAGAGATCTCACACTGAAAAAATACTAACACAGCTCATATATAAATTACTTATCTATAAGAACAATTATAGAAGGAATCTAAATGGGGCAATTTTAACAAACCAggcaaaatatcacatatacctgAATATAAGGTAACTCCAAGCCATGAGTATAAGATTAAGGCAGTTACTTTATTTTGAACAAGGAAGTGGCATAAGCAACTCAGTGTGTGCCCCTTAGGGTGGGAGCTCTTCCCCCTACCACTCCCCACCCCAAGGCatcattttggagaaaaaagtGTCTTCTATCTGGCTAGCTGTGTTATCTAGGATTGCACCTTCTTACACGGCAGGCGCGGCATCACGTCCAGATGGGCATCTAAGGAACTGCATTTCGGGAGATGAAACTTTCATTTGGGACTCAACTGAATGCATGAACTAACACAGGGCCATGGACCCACCAGTCTTGATTGAGTTACAGAAAATGAAGGTGACTCTTTACACTTCCAAGTTGCTTTCTAGATCCTTTCATTACAAAATATTCTGATCAAATAATCTTACAAAGGAAAGATAATCTAGCCTCAAGGCTATCCtctaaaagcaaagagaaagtgATTGATTTTCTGCTCAGTCATTACATTGGGGACCTTTACGAGGCACGTGTTAGTTCCCAGGCAGCACTGCTAGGCGGTCTGTGCCAGAAATTTCACGTACTGCCCGCGGGCTTCAAAATGGTCAGCGGGCCGGTTGTACGCTGTCCACACCGGTTCTCCCACAAACAGCCGCATGGCCTTCGTGTAGTTCTGGAAAACAGACAAACACACCCAGCATCTCATTAAACCAGCCGGCCTTCTACTTAGTATTTATTAACATATCAACTTGTTAACATTAATTGCTATAAACACTTTACTTGCTATTTTTATTCTGCGTCTTTAACAATTTAGGCCACATTTTATTCGTGGAAGGAAAATTTGTATCAGGTGGTGCAGCTGGCCCTGCCTGTCCTCACGTGCCAGGTAAGAGCATCTGGAGCTGAGGCTTGGTGTTGAACTCCGCACCTCCGTGCTCTCTATAGAGACACACAGTCAGGAAAAGCACTGGCTCCAACCCCATGTACCCTCCACCTCCTCTCCGCCTCATTTGGCTACAGTTTTCCTAAGAATTAGCATCAGGGCCCACATGTTGCTGGTGGGCAGGAGAGGACAATTCAGCCACATCCGTCCAGACTAAAAACGCACGTGCCTTTTAATTCAGTTTTTACTTTTAGGAATTTACCCTacagaaaaacacacagaagTGCAAAATGACAAGCATGTAAGGGTATTTATTACAGCCCTGTTCACAAGAGCAAAAAATTGAGAACAATGTATATACTCATTGTTGGGGGTCAATGACTCACTGAAATAAATTAATGGTTAAATACAGTACAGCATGTCCAGCGCCAGAGTACTGTGCAGCTGTAATCAGGGCTGAGGCTTGTAGACACTGAAATGAAACAGTCCCCAGTGAACATCatgtagaaaaaagtaaaatgtagaaccatgggaggccaaggtgggtggatcacctgaggtcaggagtttgagaccagcctggccaacatggtgaaaccccgtctctactaaaaacacaaaaattagccgggcgtggtggtgtgccccagtaatcccagctactcaggaggctgaggcaggagaatcgcttgagcttgggaggtggaggttgcattgagccgagatcaagccactacatgccagcctgggcgacaaagtgagactccatctcaaagaaaaaaaaaaaaaaaagaatcctgacTGACATGCACTTGGATATGTGTAAAGTcactctaaaaataatttttttagtggaATACTGGTTACTTTCAGGGAGAGAAACTGGGAGGCTGGGAACAGGGGTCAGAGGGAGACCTTTCACCAGGTCCCCtttcatatttctaaattttaaaccATGTGCATTtagtatttattcaaaaattaccCTTAAATCAGCATTACCCCAATCGCCTCCAGTGAACCCCAAAACTACCTTATCTGTGTTTATTGCCAATCCTGACTGGACTGCGTTACTGTTCAATTCCAaaactgaaatgtttttaaaagtgacaGTATGGCAACATAACAACCCTACAGGCGCCTCACCACCAAACACGGGCTGGGGTGACAACCCTAGAGATGCCTCACCGCCAAGcaagggctggggcagggccaggctcGTGGGTGTGTACCTGCCGCCGCATGTACCTGCCGCCGCCTGTACCTGCCCCGCCTGGGTATGAAATGCACACCTGTCCACCAGGATCGCAGGCAGGGGCCACGGAGGCTGCCACGGAAGGACAGCTGTCACCTCGGACATCGCCTGCGGCTCCACAGACTCTCCTTGAAGCACAGGTCGAGGAGTCCCGAGCCCAGCGACCGCGCTTGGAGTCTGCGGAAGCCGCGCAGTTCAGCGGCAGAGATGCCACGGCCAGGGCCACCACACAGGCCGGGCCTGGGGAGAAAGCACAGCACTCCCACCTTCTCGTCCACCGTGAAGCGGTGATAGATCCCCGCGGGGAGCGTCACCATGTCTCCCTTCTCCATGAAGATCCGGATCCACTGGTCCTCCTTGTCCCTCACATCGAAGTACCCACTGCCATCCAGGATGTAGCGGATCTCATCGTCCAAGTGCAAATGCTCCTCGTAGAACATCTTAATCTAGTGCAGAAGGAACATTCCTGTGAGTCTACCAGAGACCTGTCACGCAAGCTCACACCCACCCACTCAGCAGCCTGAGCCTTTGGTGGGCCAGAGCTGAGGTGAATGGGACTTCTCTCCATAAAAATGAAACTACACTTGCTAAGAATTATTTTCCTAACAGTACAAGGGCCAGAGCTAGAATATTTTATGAAACCTGTCAACAAATGGGCAGTAACTGAAAGTGAACAGACCTGAAGCAAAGGTTCTGAACACTTCACACAGGCCAACTCACCCAACCCGCACGGCCCCACGAGGTGGCTGCTCTATCAGCCCcgttttacagatgtggaaatggtggcacagagaggctaagtcaCTGGCCCAACCTCACACAACGAGACTGCCCCAAAGACACCCTGGCCCCATGCTCACACCCACCCAGTGTGCTGCACACAGCAGTCATGAAATCACAACACACAGGGTGAGTGAGAAGCCAGTGGACATTGCAGGGAGGCAGGCACAGACTCCACAAGCATTTTCTATGTCTTCACAttgacttttgtgtatttttttttttaggtggagtctcgctctgttgcccaggctggagtgcagtggcacaatctcagctcactgcaacctccgcctccccgattcaagcgattctcgtgcctcccaagtagctgggattacaggtacctaccactatacccagctaatttttgtattctcagtagagatggggtttcaacatgttggccaggctggtctcaaactcctgacctcaggtcatccacctgcctcggcctcccacagtgctgggattccaggtggaagccaccacgcctggtctgaCTTTTGTGTCTTTCTGAAAGTGTTTTCttcctaatattttataataaaaatattcaagtatGCAAAAACATTGAGAGTATTTTACAGTAAATATCCATACCCCCTTCACCAAGACTGTGCCCTTATAATCTGATTCTGCCTGCACTGTTCATATCTCCACACCTCccgctccacacacacacacacacacacacacacacacacacacacacagagacagggtttcactctgttgctcaggctggagtgcaggggcacaatcatgactcactacagcctcaaactctggggctcaagagatcctcctgcctcagccttcccagtagctgggactacaggcgtgcactaccatacctggctaattttttaaaaaaattttttctagagacagggtcttattatgttgcccaggctagtctcaaactccaggcctcaagtgatcctcctgccttggcctcccaaagcactgggattacaggcatgagccactgcccccagcctaccTTGTTATGTGTtacaaaatcataaataaaatgaaaacaagattaGGAGGAAAACCTTAAATTTGAAATCAGTCTATTCATAGccacacagaaagaaaagacaaacggaaatagctctttttttttttttttttttgagacggaatttcactcttgttgcccaggctggagtgcaatggcgcgatctcggctcacttcaacctccgcctcccaggttcaagcaattctctgcctcagcctcccaagtagctggggtcacaggcatgatcaccacacccagctaattttatatttttagtagagacggggtttctccatgttggtcaggctggcctcgaactctcgtccttgggtgatctgcccacctcagtctcccaaagtgctaggattacaggcgtgagccaccgcacacggcgACAAACGGAAATAACTCTTGAACATATTATTTTGACTACATCCTCAGGCTAAGACAGAAAAACCGCAACCCAAGCTTAGGTTGCACTCAGTAGGCCTGCTGCTTGTCATGGTCTGGGTGCTGCCATGCTGATGCtgttgtgtgtgttgtggggattGAGAGGATGGGAAAAAACATTGATATGACTGGGAGCCAGGCCTCTCACAGTGAGAGGAAAGATACAAATACTGATGAGGAAGGCAAAGGAAAGCCCTGTGGATGTAACTGGAATTAGAGGTGTCTGTTTGAACTACTTGTCACACACACAGggacacatgcacactcacacaggcGCACTgtcacacaagcacacacactcCCATGCTAGCATTCACACACAAAcctacacacgcacacacacgtacacgcTCTCACATGCGTACAttcacactcacatgcacacatacatgcatgcattcacacacatgcacacacgtaacACTCTCTCATGtgcattcacacacatgcacacacgtaacACTCACTCATGtgcattcacacacatgcacacatacacactgacacgcacattcacacacatgcacacatacacacgtactCACacgcacattcacacacatgcacacatacacacgtactCACacgcacattcacacacatgcacacgtacacacacgAGTGCattcacactcatgcacacatacGGACGTACACTCACACGTGTGCATTCACACTcatg from Homo sapiens chromosome 2 genomic scaffold, GRCh38.p14 alternate locus group ALT_REF_LOCI_1 HSCHR2_1_CTG1 harbors:
- the ADI1 gene encoding acireductone dioxygenase isoform 2 (isoform 2 is encoded by transcript variant 2; The RefSeq protein aligns at 57% coverage compared to this genomic sequence) encodes the protein MSVKSSKLMFLCHGSSRSLHSGSLTSCNTGVCCSLDADKYENDPELEKIRRERNYSWMDIITICKDKLPNYEEKIKMFYEEHLHLDDEIRYILDGSGYFDVRDKEDQWIRIFMEKGDMVTLPAGIYHRFTVDEKNYTKAMRLFVGEPVWTAYNRPADHFEARGQYVKFLAQTA
- the ADI1 gene encoding acireductone dioxygenase isoform 1 (isoform 1 is encoded by transcript variant 1; The RefSeq protein aligns at 55% coverage compared to this genomic sequence); its protein translation is MVQAWYMDDAPGDPRQPHRPDPGRPVGLEQLRRLGVLYWKLDADKYENDPELEKIRRERNYSWMDIITICKDKLPNYEEKIKMFYEEHLHLDDEIRYILDGSGYFDVRDKEDQWIRIFMEKGDMVTLPAGIYHRFTVDEKNYTKAMRLFVGEPVWTAYNRPADHFEARGQYVKFLAQTA